In one window of Arachis ipaensis cultivar K30076 chromosome B06, Araip1.1, whole genome shotgun sequence DNA:
- the LOC107645902 gene encoding LOW QUALITY PROTEIN: protein indeterminate-domain 2 (The sequence of the model RefSeq protein was modified relative to this genomic sequence to represent the inferred CDS: inserted 2 bases in 1 codon), giving the protein MSNITSCDSGSFSTDNTNSRVVEGGDASLLLLNKNKQQSESEILGGGNFHSPNSHSSTITTNNSSSNASNANSQPQPPPPPKKKRSLPGNPDPSAEVIALSPNTLVTTNRFICEICNKGFQRDQNLQLHRRGHNLPWKLKQRSSSEVRXRALGDLTGIKKHFSRKHGDKKWKCDKCNKKYAVQSDWKAHSKICGTKEYKCDCGTVFSRRDSFITHRAFCDALADENNKVNNEGGVLGHFPKIGSNLLQPLIPNLVASLPITRNNSSSNNSNPHIISTSEFKQHPSFPHELVPMSMPEQKPFINTTTTTNNHLINPSSLPSLQLNSPHSPLNMFDESGGVHLAAGLPHMSATALLQKAAQMGATSVSNNNNNTSMAPPSFASSNNGIIMEHFMHNAHPQHDNISSSQFNNNNNFNGSVGMNGVEMFNAILDQSKALAKIIDQNNRSSGFSIPPVSGRSSSTINIGGAKGSEDVMTLDFLGIGAGGAGGGGGAGDGGAHGYFGIGPLA; this is encoded by the exons atgtCAAACATCACAAGTTGTGATAGTGGGAGCTTCTCCACAGATAACACTAACAGCAGAGTAGTAGAAGGAGGAGATGCATCACTATTGTtacttaataaaaataaacagcaatcagagTCAGAGATACTTGGTGGTGGTAACTTCCATAGTCCAAATTCTCATTCTTCAACCATCACTACTAATAACAGCAGCAGCAATGCTTCCAACGCAAATtcacaaccacaaccaccaccgcCTCCTAAGAAGAAAAGAAGCCTACCAGGAAATCcag ATCCAAGTGCTGAAGTGATAGCTCTATCGCCAAACACGCTGGTGACTACAAACCGGTTCATATGTGAGATCTGCAACAAAGGTTTCCAAAGGGATCAGAACCTTCAACTTCACCGGAGAGGGCATAACCTGCCATGGAAGCTGAAACAGAGAAGCAGCAGCGAAGTGCG AAGAGCACTGGGAGACCTCACCGGAATCAAGAAGCACTTCAGCAGAAAGCACGGCGACAAGAAGTGGAAATGTGACAAATGCAACAAGAAATACGCCGTTCAATCTGACTGGAAAGCTCATTCCAAAATCTGTGGTACCAAAGAATACAAATGTGACTGCGGCACCGTCTTTTCCag AAGAGATAGCTTCATAACCCACAGAGCTTTCTGTGACGCACTGGCTGATGAGAATAACAAAGTGAACAATGAAGGAGGAGTACTAGGACATTTTCCAAAGATAGGTTCCAACTTATTGCAACCATTAATCCCAAACCTAGTTGCATCATTACCAATCACTCGCAATAACAGTAGTAGTAATAATAGTAACCCACACATTATTTCTACTTCCGAATTCAAGCAGCATCCATCATTCCCTCATGAACTCGTGCCAATGTCAATGCCTGAACAGAAACCCTTCATCAACACCACCACAACCACCAACAACCACCTAATAAACCCTTCATCACTGCCCTCTCTTCAACTGAACTCACCACATTCTCCGCTAAACATGTTCGATGAGAGTGGTGGGGTCCATTTAGCTGCAGGGTTACCTCACATGTCCGCCACGGCATTGCTTCAAAAAGCTGCACAAATGGGTGCAACAAGCGTgagcaataataacaataacactaGCATGGCACCCCCGTCATTTGCTTCTTCCAATAATGGGATCATCATGGAACACTTCATGCACAATGCTCATCCTCAACACGATAATATTTCATCGTCTCAgtttaataataacaataatttcAACGGGAGCGTTGGAATGAACGGTGTGGAAATGTTTAATGCTATATTGGATCAAAGTAAGGCCTTAGCCAAGATCATTGATCAGAACAACAGAAGCAGTGGATTCAGTATCCCCCCGGTGAGTGGTAGGAGTAGTAGCACCATTAATATTGGTGGAGCTAAGGGAAGTGAGGATGTAATGACTCTCGACTTTCTGGGAATCGGAGCGggaggtgctggtggtggtggcggcGCCGGAGATGGTGGTGCCCATGGATACTTTGGTATTGGTCCCTTAGCGTAA